The sequence ATAGGTCTGTGCGCTATCTGCGGCGGCCTTTCCGTCGGCATTGCACGCAGTCGCGCGGCCCCCGAGCCCGCAGTTGTCGTCGATGCTGGACTTCTTCGAGAGGGCCAAGACGCCGAATGCTGCTGAGGTCACCAGTCCAGCTCCACCAACGCCCAGGCTGATCCAAGCCAGCGTGTTGCTCTTGCCCGCCGATTCACCCGAGGTTCGGCCTTCGTGGGTCCGCGACCGGGGCGCACCTTCATGCTTGGCTGGGCGTTTCGAGGACGGCGACGCCGGAAGCTCGAGCGGCACCGCTTCTCGAGTACCAGCTTCGAGGTCGACGCGAACCGCGCGCTTGCCTCGTGCGGTCTGCACCACGAACGTGTGCATGCCCGGGGTCATTGGCAGCCAAGTGTCCAACTGCTGCGGCGCGAATTCCCCGCCGCCCACCTCGGACACGCGCGTATCGGCCGGCGCATTCCCGGGCAGTCGCAGCCGGACCTGCGCCACGTGGGCAAGCAGGCCCTCGCGTTGCGAACGAGCAATCCGCGACCGATCGGCCTCCCTCGAGCGCTCGCCTGGCTCGAGCGCATCCACTGCACGTAGGTACGCAGAGTAGTTGACGACTGCGGCAACCGGCTCCTGGTTGAGGCGGTGGCACTCCGCGAGGGTGAAGTAGCCGCCGGGCGTGGGAGCAAGACGCAAGCTCCGAGCCAATTGCGGACAAGCTTGCGCATAGTCCCTGGTCTTCATCAGCTCCACACCGCGCGCGAACAGGGCGTCCGCGGAGTCAGGCGTCTGCGCGCGGCTCGCAGAACTCACCAGCGCGGTAGCGGCAAAGGCGAACGCCATGGGGACGCGAGAACCCATTGCCCAGCGATGGTGCATGAGGCGGAGGCCCGAAGCAACCACCTCCGCGATGCCCGCGGGTAGTTTGGTCATCGAACGCTCCATGACGCGACCCCCGCAGCGACCTGCTCGATCTCGTGCGAAGCAAGCCATTGCCTTGCCACGTCGTCGTTTCTCAGGCTGGCATCGAGAAACGCGAGGCTGGTCGCTTCGAGCCAAGCCAAGAAGGCTGCGCAACGACTTCCCGTCGTCAGCTTTTCGCAGGCGACGGTCGAGTGACTGAATACCGTGTGAACCGCGGCAGCATCGTCGATGAACAACCGGTACTTCCCTCCCGCTGGCATCAACTCGTGCGGCAACGCGCGGACCTCCGGAGGTACGCTGTCTGCGTTGTCGCCCTGACCGGTGGCAAGCAAGTTGGGGCGCACCACGTTGGCCCAGGACGACATCGTGAAGCCGTCATGACCCGGCCCCTGGGGCGAGAACGTCAAGAAAGACCGGACTCGCGCGTCGTCCAGGGTCACGGGGCTGGTCACGAACACACGCGTCGCCCCCGCGAGCATCATCGCCGCGCCGGCTCCTGCCGAGTGCCCGCCGACGGCGATCCGCAACGGGTCGGGCACCGCGCCCTGTAGTAGAGCTGTGTAGTCAGACAGCCGATCCACGACCTGGCGCAGGTCGTGAGGCCGATCCCAGTTCAGGTACTTGAACGTCAAACACCCGTCCGGGTCGATGCCTAGCGACGTGCACAAGGCGAGACGTTGCGCTGCGGTGCGGCCTTCGTGCGCTACGTTGATCGAAAGGTATCCCTCACGAGCCGTGAACTCACCCCAAGCGTCGAGGGCGCTGAGCGGATCATTCTTCCCATCGGCACCACCGTGCGACCAGATCACGACGGGCAGGGCGCCGCTCACGTCTTTGGGCCAGCGCAGCGCCAGACGCACCGTCCGGGGCCCGCCCGGACGGGATGCATCGACGAAGCTGGTCGTTGCGAGGTTGAATTCGTGAGCTGCAGTCACTGGGTAGAGCTCGGGGAGAGTGGCGTCTGGCGCGGCGTCCGATGTGGAGCTTCCGGGTGTCTTGACAGCAGCGTCTTCGGGCCCGCAAGCAGCTGCGAACCCGATTGCCGCAACGGACATCATGCGCATTTCCGTCGCCATCCATCCCTCACGGGCAGTTGCCGCTGGTGACCGTGTCGCCCTTTTCGGGAACACCGCCGCCCGCCACGTCCTCGAAGCTCATCGGCATGGACTGGCAGTTTGCCTGACCGCAGTCGCTCTGCCGAGCGAAGTGTAGGTGGGGCCCCGTGGAATAGCCCGTAGACCCGGAGCGCCCGATGCGTTTGCCCTGCAACACATGGTCCCCCACCGAGACCTTCACGCCGTTGAGATGCTTGTAGATGGTCGTAGTCCCGTCCGCGTGGCGCAACACGACCAAGTTTGCGGAGTCGTAGCAAGTCTTGTCGTCGTTCGCGTCGTAGCAGCGGTCGCCCGGCACGGTCTGGGTGTAGGTGTGAATCACCTCACCGTCCGCCATGGCCACTACGGGGGTGTCGAGGGGTAGCCCGAGATCAAAAGCGAACTCGGTGATCTTCCCTGGATTGTGGCTCTTGGTACCGCCGTTTCCCTGAGTAATGCTGGCAGACTCGCCGCAACGAATGGGCAAGTAGAACTTCACTTGCTCGCTCGTCACGCAGGTGGCGTAGGCGGCGGATACGTAGCCCTGGATCTCTTTCGTCTGAATCTCGTACCAGGTGTCGTTGCCATTGACCGACTCGCCCGAGGTCTTGCTCGTCACGTCGACGATACTGCCATTGGGGAGGGTTCCCACCGGCGTTCCGGACGTCGAGGGTTCGGGACGAACATTCAACGCCGCGCCGCTCGTGACGATGCGCACGCGATCGCAGGCACTCCCGTTGCCCGATGGGCCGCCCGGGAGGTAGCTGGACTTCCCGCCTTCGCCGGTGATCGAGCTCGTGCCTGGGCCGCCGCTGGACCCCGCCGCCCCGGCGGACTCGTCGGCGCTTCCACCTGCACCCGCAGGCGCACTTCGAACATCTCCGTCTGCCGGATCTTGTCCACCGCATGCCATGGCGAGCGTCATCAGAACCGTCGACCCCAGAATCAATCGTGTTTTCATGATGCCTCCCCGCTGCAGACTGCGTGCCGTCGACGCGGCGACGGAATACGCGTCGTTCTCGAACCCAGCTGTTACCCGAGAGGGGCAGTCTTGCGTCCGGGTGTTACGCGCGCAGTACGGGGGGCGTCATTCCTCGTCTTCGGTCGCCCCCTCGAGGCGACGAACGATGGCATAAAGGTGCTTCCGACTGAGCCCCGCCGCTTCTGCTGCTCGCGAAATGTTGCCACGGTGGCGTGCAAGCAACGCGTCGACGTACGCACGATCGAAGCTGCTCAATACTTGATCTCGCGCTTCGCGATAGGGAACCGGCGAAGCGACGCCGGGATAGGATTGGCCAATGTGTGCGGGCCCCTCGGCCGCCGGACCCAAGCTGAAAACCAGATTCGCAAAGTGAGGCGTCGGGCCCGCCAGGGCAACGGCTCGTTCGAGCACGTTTCTCAGCTCGCGGACGTTGCCGGGCCAACTGTAGGCCATGAGCCGGCGCAACGACTCTCCGGCGATGGAATCTCCCGGAGCCAGCTTGGCGGCGAGCATTGCCTCGATGATATCCGCCAGATCCTCCGGCCGGTGCCGCAGCGGCGGCATGGTGACCTTCACGACCTCGAGACGGTACAGCAGATCGCTTCGAAAAGCGCCACGGCGCACCTCTGCGTGAAGGTCACGGTTGGTGGCCGCGATCACTCGCACGTCGACTTGTCGCATCGTGTCGTCGCCGACGCGACGGACCTGACCGGTCTCGAGGACGCGCAGCAGCCGCGGCTGGAGGTCCAGCGGAAGCTCGCCGATTTCGTCGAGGAAGATGGTGCCACCGTGCGCCTGGTGAAAGGCTCCAGCCCGATCCGCAACCGCACCGGAGAATGCGCCTCGCTTGTGACCGAATAGCTCGCTCTCGGCGAGATTTCGCGGCACGGCGGCGCAGTCGAACACGACCAACGGGCGTTCACTTCGCAGGGAAGCTGCATGCACCGAGCGCGCAACTAGTTCCTTGCCCGTTCCGCTTTCACCCTCGACCAGCACAGTGACGTCGGTGGGGGCAACGCGCTCCAGGATGGCGAAGATCTCGCGCATGCGCACAGAGCGACCCAAGAGCTCGCCGAAGCGCGTGGCCTTGCCTGGTTGGACTTCGCGGTGCATCCAACCCGGGTAGATGCCGATGGAGGTTGCACCGAGTCGCACTACGGAACCCAGAGCCAACTCCGCCTCCGTGATGCGCGAGGAACCGAGGAACGTGCCGTTGCGACTCCCGAGATCTCGCACCAGCACCCGGCCAGCACGAAGCGAGAACTCCGCGTGCCGACGCGAGACGGTGCTGTCCGTCAAGACGATGCTCGCGGCCGGATCGGCGCCAACGATCAGCGCGCCATTCAGCGGAAGCTCGATCCCCTCTTCAGCACCATCGAGCACCACCAGCTTCGCGCGGATGCCGGCCGGACCCAAAACGAGCGAGAGGTCCGCAGTCTGCTCCCCTAACGTCATGCGACTTCCATGTCAGTCGCGCTGCGCGGCGTCAATTGCTCCACTCTCGGCCAAGTCTGCTCGACACGATCCTACCTCCACCAGGTGTCCTCCTGTTTCACCGGCGCCGGAGCGTCCGAGTCTGCCCCGCGATTGGGTTCGGTCACCACTTCGACGGGGGTTGGGGCTGGCGTCCGGGGCTCCAGGGCCAGCACGGGGTCGCGGGATTCGAGCCGTGGCGCGGATCGCTGAGCCGCCCGATCGAGGGCTCGCGCCAAGTTCGCCGTCGTGGCCGACGGCGCGGAAACCGTCGGCGGCGTCGGGGCGCTGGGCTCGCCGTTACTCTCCGTCACGAGAGGAAACAACAGGACCGGAGCGTGGCGGGGAGGCCGCGTTTCGAGATGCGCTCGAACCATGACGGGGTGCTGCGACGGGACGAAGCCTCGAAGACCTGCAACAGCAGCGGCACCTGCGGCGGACGCTGCGACGAGCCACGAAGCAACTCGGAGCGAGCGCCGCAGACTCCGAAACGGTCGTGCCGCATTGGCGACGTCCGACACGACGGGCGGGTTGGTTCGGACCTCGCTGCGACTGACATCCTGCGTCGGTGCGTTCCGAAGCTCGTAGGGGCTGACGTCTGGCGTAGTCGAGTTGGTTCGGACCTCGCTGCGACTGACATCAGGCGAAGACGCATCGGCGCGGACTTGGCGGCGGCTCAGTTCGTGTGAAGGCGTGGTGCAGGGTCCGCTGTCGCCGTGTTGCGCGAAAGATGATTCGGAACGCGAGACCGATGGCACCGAGGCCGCTTGTCGAGATGGCAACGTGGCCCAGCGCTTGGCGCGTAGCGGACCGGCAATTGCTCCACGCTCGCCCTCGGCCAGCGCGAGGGCCAACGCTTCGACGGCGCGCGAGGGCGAGGCTGGGCGGCGCGCGGGATCCGGGTGGGCGGCGCTGGCGAACCAAGCGTCGAATCCTTTCGGCAGCGGAACGCCGAGGGCCGCCGCGCGAATCGAGGCGGGCTCGGGCGGCCCCGCAGCCAGGAGCTTCGCCAGGCGGAAGAATCCGCCGCACTGTCGCGGTGCACCCCGATAGTAGTGAACCCCGACGAGAAACTTGTAGGCCAGCATTCCCAACGCGTACACGTCGGCTGCGGGTGTCAGGGCACGCTGCGTGAACTGCTCGGGGGCCATGTACAGCGGTGTACCAATCGCTTGGCCCGGCCCGATCGTTGCCGCGTCCACCATGCGGGCAATCCCGAAATCGAGAACCTTGACCAACGGTCGGCCATCCGCGCTCTGGGTCACGAACAGGTTGCTCGGCTTCAGGTCGCGATGCACGATGCCGCAGGCGTGCGCTCGCTCCAACGCACTCGCCACCTGCCCGAGGTAGAGCACGGTGTCGTCGGTACCGAAGCGACCCGCCCTGCGCAGTGAGACGTCGAGGCCTTCGCCAACCAGCAGCTCCATCACCAAGAACGGGAGGTCGAGGTCGGCGTCGATTCCCGCGTCCAGAATCTGGGGCACGTGCTCGCCACCGACTCTCGCAGCGAGGCGCCCTTCGCGCAGAAAACGCGCTCGAAAGAGTGGCTCGCGGGCCACCGAGGGATGAGGCACCTTGACGGCAACGCGTCGTTCGGTCGTCACGTGGCTGGCTTCATGCACGGTCCCGAAACCACCAGAGCCCACCAGTCGCGAGATCTGGTAGCGACCGGCCAGCAAGGTACCGGGCGTCAAACCCAATGGCGTCGTTCCGTTTCGCTTGGAAGTCGGCGCGACGAGTGACGCCACGGGGCTTTCTGCGCTCTT comes from Polyangiaceae bacterium and encodes:
- a CDS encoding sigma 54-interacting transcriptional regulator, whose product is MTLGEQTADLSLVLGPAGIRAKLVVLDGAEEGIELPLNGALIVGADPAASIVLTDSTVSRRHAEFSLRAGRVLVRDLGSRNGTFLGSSRITEAELALGSVVRLGATSIGIYPGWMHREVQPGKATRFGELLGRSVRMREIFAILERVAPTDVTVLVEGESGTGKELVARSVHAASLRSERPLVVFDCAAVPRNLAESELFGHKRGAFSGAVADRAGAFHQAHGGTIFLDEIGELPLDLQPRLLRVLETGQVRRVGDDTMRQVDVRVIAATNRDLHAEVRRGAFRSDLLYRLEVVKVTMPPLRHRPEDLADIIEAMLAAKLAPGDSIAGESLRRLMAYSWPGNVRELRNVLERAVALAGPTPHFANLVFSLGPAAEGPAHIGQSYPGVASPVPYREARDQVLSSFDRAYVDALLARHRGNISRAAEAAGLSRKHLYAIVRRLEGATEDEE
- a CDS encoding tetratricopeptide repeat protein; the encoded protein is MTKLPAGIAEVVASGLRLMHHRWAMGSRVPMAFAFAATALVSSASRAQTPDSADALFARGVELMKTRDYAQACPQLARSLRLAPTPGGYFTLAECHRLNQEPVAAVVNYSAYLRAVDALEPGERSREADRSRIARSQREGLLAHVAQVRLRLPGNAPADTRVSEVGGGEFAPQQLDTWLPMTPGMHTFVVQTARGKRAVRVDLEAGTREAVPLELPASPSSKRPAKHEGAPRSRTHEGRTSGESAGKSNTLAWISLGVGGAGLVTSAAFGVLALSKKSSIDDNCGLGGRATACNADGKAAADSAQTYALVGTIGFAVGVVGIGTGTTLLLTSGDEPSRSARVGLRGSW
- a CDS encoding protein kinase — translated: MPDPVQRTKSAESPVASLVAPTSKRNGTTPLGLTPGTLLAGRYQISRLVGSGGFGTVHEASHVTTERRVAVKVPHPSVAREPLFRARFLREGRLAARVGGEHVPQILDAGIDADLDLPFLVMELLVGEGLDVSLRRAGRFGTDDTVLYLGQVASALERAHACGIVHRDLKPSNLFVTQSADGRPLVKVLDFGIARMVDAATIGPGQAIGTPLYMAPEQFTQRALTPAADVYALGMLAYKFLVGVHYYRGAPRQCGGFFRLAKLLAAGPPEPASIRAAALGVPLPKGFDAWFASAAHPDPARRPASPSRAVEALALALAEGERGAIAGPLRAKRWATLPSRQAASVPSVSRSESSFAQHGDSGPCTTPSHELSRRQVRADASSPDVSRSEVRTNSTTPDVSPYELRNAPTQDVSRSEVRTNPPVVSDVANAARPFRSLRRSLRVASWLVAASAAGAAAVAGLRGFVPSQHPVMVRAHLETRPPRHAPVLLFPLVTESNGEPSAPTPPTVSAPSATTANLARALDRAAQRSAPRLESRDPVLALEPRTPAPTPVEVVTEPNRGADSDAPAPVKQEDTWWR
- a CDS encoding peptidoglycan DD-metalloendopeptidase family protein, whose product is MKTRLILGSTVLMTLAMACGGQDPADGDVRSAPAGAGGSADESAGAAGSSGGPGTSSITGEGGKSSYLPGGPSGNGSACDRVRIVTSGAALNVRPEPSTSGTPVGTLPNGSIVDVTSKTSGESVNGNDTWYEIQTKEIQGYVSAAYATCVTSEQVKFYLPIRCGESASITQGNGGTKSHNPGKITEFAFDLGLPLDTPVVAMADGEVIHTYTQTVPGDRCYDANDDKTCYDSANLVVLRHADGTTTIYKHLNGVKVSVGDHVLQGKRIGRSGSTGYSTGPHLHFARQSDCGQANCQSMPMSFEDVAGGGVPEKGDTVTSGNCP